The Caballeronia sp. TF1N1 DNA window TTTTCACTTCAGCAGGAATCCGTGGGCCAGGGGATCGCGGTCATCGACGAAGAGAGTGTTGTGGCCCGTGATGCGCGCCCAGCCTTCGATGGTCGGCACGATCGCGTCGTACTCGCCGACTCGCGCGGCCGATACCGGCACGCCTTCGAACAGCGTCCCGATGATGCTTTCATGCACGAAACGCTCGCCTATCTTCAAGCGCCCTTTCGCGACGAGTTGCGCCATGCGTGCCGAGGTTCCGGTGCCGCACGGCGAACGGTCGATGGCCTTGTCGCCGTAGAACACCGCGTTGCGCGCGCTCGCGCCTTCGACTGTCGGCGCACCGGTCCACATGACGTGGCTGAGGCCGCGAATCTGCTCGCTTTCCGGGTGCACGAAGCTGTACTTCTCGTTGGCCTTCTGCCGCAGCAGCGGGCTCAGGCGCTGAATGTCCGATGGCTTGAGCGCGTGCAGACCTCCGAAGTTGCGCTGCGGCTCGACGATCGCATAAAAATTGCCGCCATAAGCAACATCGAAACGAATCTCGCCTAAGCCTTCCACTTCGACGGAAAGGTCCTGCGAATGCAGATACGAAGGCACGTTGACGAGTTGCACCGAATCCACGTGTTCGCCGTTGACGCGATAACGCGCGATGACCACGCCCGCTGGCGTATCGAGCCGCAAGACGCCCGGCTCGCGCGGCCGCACGAGACCGTTTTCGATCGCCGTCGTCACCGTGCCGATGGTGCCGTGTCCGCACATCGGCAGACAGCCGCTGACTTCGATGAAGAGAATGGCGAGATCGCAGTCGTCGCGCGTCGGCGGATAGAGAATGCTGCCGGACATGACTTCGTGGCCGCGCGGCTCGAACATGAGCGCGGTGCGAATCCAGTCGAACTCGCGCAGAAAATGCGCGCGCCGCTCGATCATGTTCGCGCCGGCAAGCGGCGGCGCGCCGCCCGCGACGACGCGCACGGGGTTGCCGCACGTATGACCGTCGATACAGAAGAACGTGGACTTCACATTAGTGCTCCGTTCATTGAGCGAGCGCACGCACGTTGGCGAGCGCCTTCTCGACGATCGCGATGGTGCGCTGCCGCTCCTCGCCTTCGAGCACGAGACGCGGCGCCTTCACGTATTCCGGATAACCCGCCGTGATGTTTTCGGCGAGCTTGATGTATTGCACGAGCTTCACGTGCGTGTCCAGATGGAACAGGTCGATCAATGCCCGATACAGCGCACGCGCCTTGTCGTATTCGCCATTCACGGCGAGCTTGAGCAGTTCGACGGATTCGCGCGGCACCGCGTTGGCCATGCCCGATACCCAGCCCTTGACGCCGAGCGCGACCGATTCCAGCACGAGATCGTCCACGCCGCAGAACACGGTGAAGCGGTCGCCGAAGCGCGCATAGAGATCGGTGACGCGTGTCGTATCGTAGGTTTCTTCCTTGATCGCGACGACGTTGGCTTCGTCCTTCAGTTGTTCGAGCAAGTCGGGCCGCATGTCCACGCCATAACCGCGCGGATTGTTGTAGATCATGAGGCCGAGCTTCGTCGAGCGCGCAATCGACCGATAGTATTCGACGGTTTCTCTATCGTCCGAGCGATAAGTGAGGCCCGGAAACACCATCAGCCCTTGCACGCCGATGGCTTCCGCATCCTTTGCGAACTGCATGGCGTTGGCCGTGTTCAGTTCGGCGAGACCGGAGATCACGGGCACGCGGCCGTTCACCGTTTCGACCGCGAGCTTGAGCACCGTGCGCTTTTCCTCGGGCGTGAGTTGCGCGTTCTCGCCGACCATGCCCATCATCACGACGCCGCCCACGCCGTTGTCGAGCAGACGATTCAGCCCGCTCACGATGGCCTCCTGATCGAGCGCGCCGGTAGCGGTGAGTTTGGTCGTGACCGCGGGGAAAACGCCTTGCCAGTTGACTTGCATCTCTTCTCTCCTGTCGTTTGGTCAGTGCTGAAAACGTGCGATGGAATAAGGTTCGAGGGGCACGCGCGGCATGCGCTCGCCGAGCACATCGGCGACGAGCGCGGCCGTGGTCGCCGATTGCGTCAGACCGAGATGGCCGTGTCCGAACGCATAGACCACGGACGGCGCGCGTGGCGATACGCCGATTACCGGCAGCGAATCCGGCGTGGACGGGCGATGCCCCATCCAGTTGACCGCGTCCGTTTCGTCG harbors:
- a CDS encoding 4-hydroxyproline epimerase; the encoded protein is MKSTFFCIDGHTCGNPVRVVAGGAPPLAGANMIERRAHFLREFDWIRTALMFEPRGHEVMSGSILYPPTRDDCDLAILFIEVSGCLPMCGHGTIGTVTTAIENGLVRPREPGVLRLDTPAGVVIARYRVNGEHVDSVQLVNVPSYLHSQDLSVEVEGLGEIRFDVAYGGNFYAIVEPQRNFGGLHALKPSDIQRLSPLLRQKANEKYSFVHPESEQIRGLSHVMWTGAPTVEGASARNAVFYGDKAIDRSPCGTGTSARMAQLVAKGRLKIGERFVHESIIGTLFEGVPVSAARVGEYDAIVPTIEGWARITGHNTLFVDDRDPLAHGFLLK
- a CDS encoding dihydrodipicolinate synthase family protein, which gives rise to MQVNWQGVFPAVTTKLTATGALDQEAIVSGLNRLLDNGVGGVVMMGMVGENAQLTPEEKRTVLKLAVETVNGRVPVISGLAELNTANAMQFAKDAEAIGVQGLMVFPGLTYRSDDRETVEYYRSIARSTKLGLMIYNNPRGYGVDMRPDLLEQLKDEANVVAIKEETYDTTRVTDLYARFGDRFTVFCGVDDLVLESVALGVKGWVSGMANAVPRESVELLKLAVNGEYDKARALYRALIDLFHLDTHVKLVQYIKLAENITAGYPEYVKAPRLVLEGEERQRTIAIVEKALANVRALAQ